The following nucleotide sequence is from Elusimicrobiota bacterium.
TGGTTCAAGATTAACAGATTCTGCAAAATAGCTACCAATGACACCTTCAGAAGTCTCTAATCCCAACGCGTTATCACCCGTTTTAAACACAGGCTCTTTTTGAAAATAATCAAATCCACTTACCCGTGAGTTAAGATTCCTGCAAATAATTTTGTTTTTATAAACAGACCCTGTTTTTGTAAGATAAAACCTTAATTCAGATGCTAACTGGTACTGCGGAGTAAATATATACATATCACTACTGTTAGACGGTGATGCGCGTTCAGCAAGTACTGCAATAGTAGTTGCCCATTCCTGCCAGCCATAGACATGCCGGTACACTTCATTCTCTATTTTTTTACTGTACACACCGCTAAAACGCGGATAAAATATTATACATGTTTGGAAAACACTGAATACCACACCCGTTAGGACAATAGTTTTTACATACCATTTCCCTTTATTTTCAGTATACCATAAAGCTAAGAGTATACATGCCATAAAGTATGATGTTACCGGCCAGTTAGGCTCAACTCTTGCACGCGTACTTGTGTACGCAAAGAAAACAATGCCTGTAATAAAAGGTAACGATAGAATTATTAATAACGGGTTACGGTACTTCACCGCTTTATAAAAATACCATAACACTGTACCCAAAAATAATGTCCATAGTACCGGGCTTGCAATAAAAAGTTGCCCGCCAAAGAATAGTATCAGGTTTTCTAACGGTTTGCTCTCATATGTTTGTAAACCATGTTTCAACTGAAACCCGAATGACGCCCAATTATGTGTGGCATTCCATATGATTACCGGTGAAGCTATTAAAACAACAATCCCTGTAAATAATACCAGCTGTTTTAATCCCAATAATTTTCTGTACGGTTTGAAGAATACTACCACAACACCAAGTGTTGCGAGTATAAGTACTATCATATACTTAGACAATAACCCAAATCCTATGAAGACTGCTAAAAGGTACCAGTACTTTTCATCACTTGTTTTCACTAGTTTCACTAAAAAGTATATTCCTAAAGACCAGAATAGCATCAACGGCAAGTCAGGTGTTGCAAGAATTGACCCTACAAAAAATATTGGAATGATGTTAAGTAGTACAACAACGGTAAATCCCGCAACTTTTTTTGTTGTGAACTCCATAACAGTGAGATACCCTATAAGTGTTACTAGAAGAGATATGACCAAAGATCCCGCGCGTACACCAAGTTCGGTTGTCCCCAAAACACCTGTCCCTAACCTTATGACTTGCATAATAATCGGGGGATGGTCAAAATAACTTAATGCAGTGTTTTGCGAACATACCCAATAATACGCTTCATCCGGTACCAGATTAAGCGTTGCAGCAAATATAACCTTAACAAAAGTTAGCACAGCAAGAAATGCTAAGACAAACCATTCTTCTTTGATCAAATATTTTTTCACGTTTTCCATAAATAATCCAAACCTTATACTTTAGATTTTACTACAAGCACGACTATTTTGAAAGAGTATTAACACATATGTGATATATTTAACAATTGACAATCATATGGCTTTTGGTGTATACATATGTTTATATATATAAAGCTTTAAAAAATATTTTCAAACTAAAATGTTGTAGAAGGGACAAATTAATCATGAAAATAATATTTACTCTGTTTATCTTATGCATAACCATAAACATCTTTTCCACACCAACAGTCACAGCTTCCGGGGTTTACCTCGGCTGGGCATTAACAGAAAAAGAAAAAGAGTTGGCATTGAAATCAGAACTCGTACCATTACCCGAACTGGTATTAAACCCTAAAAATCATTCGGGCAAACAAATAATTTTTTTAGGCACAAAACCTACCTCCACATCAAATGACCCTGTGACGTTTACCCCGGAGTACGATTCAAACAGGGAACAGCATTTGGGATACCTGCTAAAAAGCCAGAACGTAGAAACTTTTGTCCCGGAGAAGTATTCCGCTGTGGTTGACCTCTACAAATTAAAAGATTTTTACACAAAACTAGGCAATAAAAACTCATTTGTCGTAATCGGTAAATACATGGGTACCATTAAAGTTAATGACGTTAAGTATCCATTGATAAAACCTGAACATGTGCGATTTATCTCTCCGGATGACCGTTCCGCAGAAAAAATGGTTAAATACATCAACGGTCAGCCTCAACCTTCTGAGAAGCTTCGTGAAGAACGGCTAGAGAAAGAACTTGATGACGCAATGGCTGTATTTGAAGACTTACTTGCTACTTCCGCACCGGCAGGTTCTCGTGATGACGCTTATAAGCAACAACGCTCAAATGAATATAAAAAAATCATTGCGGAAGTAATAATGACTGATTCTAGCCCATTAGAATCAGAATTTGAATCCTCAAAAAAACAACAAGCTTCGGGGAAAACTTATAACGAAACCGGCATCCTTCCGACAATACCCGATTTTGATATTGAGAAGGGACAGCAAACTGCTGATCAAAAAAAACAGCCTGTAGAT
It contains:
- a CDS encoding CAP domain-containing protein; the encoded protein is MKIIFTLFILCITINIFSTPTVTASGVYLGWALTEKEKELALKSELVPLPELVLNPKNHSGKQIIFLGTKPTSTSNDPVTFTPEYDSNREQHLGYLLKSQNVETFVPEKYSAVVDLYKLKDFYTKLGNKNSFVVIGKYMGTIKVNDVKYPLIKPEHVRFISPDDRSAEKMVKYINGQPQPSEKLREERLEKELDDAMAVFEDLLATSAPAGSRDDAYKQQRSNEYKKIIAEVIMTDSSPLESEFESSKKQQASGKTYNETGILPTIPDFDIEKGQQTADQKKQPVDSGQKIQASTIVNKTLDTKPTAPASTTGYSGVDEIERMILDKVNYERTSRGLAPLFYNSLLTQSARQHSKEMCDLNYFSHYSPVAEYKDVSDRIKKTGATFSYVGENISMMPRGNVTGYGVVESDDQASSAIHTSWMNSPGHRENILRPEYNAIGIGVFFSNGQWMSTQNFAKIDVFLNEIKTIPGTASDKVKLTVSGKLVRSGGKIGLWSNNTFLGDAPMQSNGKFSFATEINKNGQLYSIDIGVSSSSGGSYSMTDKFFVNTAKPFDTMITTAN
- a CDS encoding glycosyltransferase family 39 protein, with amino-acid sequence MENVKKYLIKEEWFVLAFLAVLTFVKVIFAATLNLVPDEAYYWVCSQNTALSYFDHPPIIMQVIRLGTGVLGTTELGVRAGSLVISLLVTLIGYLTVMEFTTKKVAGFTVVVLLNIIPIFFVGSILATPDLPLMLFWSLGIYFLVKLVKTSDEKYWYLLAVFIGFGLLSKYMIVLILATLGVVVVFFKPYRKLLGLKQLVLFTGIVVLIASPVIIWNATHNWASFGFQLKHGLQTYESKPLENLILFFGGQLFIASPVLWTLFLGTVLWYFYKAVKYRNPLLIILSLPFITGIVFFAYTSTRARVEPNWPVTSYFMACILLALWYTENKGKWYVKTIVLTGVVFSVFQTCIIFYPRFSGVYSKKIENEVYRHVYGWQEWATTIAVLAERASPSNSSDMYIFTPQYQLASELRFYLTKTGSVYKNKIICRNLNSRVSGFDYFQKEPVFKTGDNALGLETSEGVIGSYFAESVNLEPVEVRYHNTMIRKTHTLLLKQFKGGIFP